A portion of the Deinococcus peraridilitoris DSM 19664 genome contains these proteins:
- a CDS encoding DUF1440 domain-containing protein: MNSSAVNVLNEAIKGTVAGAAGVWMMDRIGWYMYLREDERALQQELEARPNGMDPAHNIANRVANALGKQLVPPQPNPWGVTAHFALGILPAALYGVLRHRFRELSKAQGFLYGLSLFAMNDELVNPLLKLSGGPRAYPWQAHARGLVEHIVLGMVTDAVLRVMDRELHPPRPQDLTQTVGARSAARS; the protein is encoded by the coding sequence ATGAACTCATCAGCGGTGAACGTCCTGAACGAGGCCATCAAAGGGACAGTTGCGGGAGCAGCGGGCGTCTGGATGATGGACCGCATCGGCTGGTACATGTACCTGCGAGAAGACGAGCGGGCACTGCAGCAGGAGCTCGAGGCCCGCCCGAACGGCATGGATCCTGCGCACAACATCGCCAACCGAGTGGCGAACGCCCTGGGGAAGCAGCTCGTTCCGCCGCAGCCCAATCCGTGGGGCGTCACCGCGCATTTCGCCCTGGGCATTCTGCCAGCCGCACTGTACGGCGTGCTGCGCCACCGATTCAGGGAGCTTTCCAAGGCGCAAGGATTCCTGTACGGCCTGAGCCTGTTCGCCATGAACGACGAATTGGTGAACCCGCTTTTGAAACTGTCTGGCGGTCCGCGCGCTTACCCGTGGCAGGCGCACGCGCGCGGCCTGGTCGAGCACATTGTCCTCGGGATGGTGACGGACGCCGTGCTGCGTGTGATGGACCGCGAACTCCATCCACCCCGCCCCCAGGACCTCACACAGACTGTGGGAGCCAGAAGTGCCGCCCGCTCCTGA
- a CDS encoding winged helix-turn-helix domain-containing protein codes for MISQDKANRHVAQVVDRSHTWVNDLVRAYNEGGPNAVPTHKRAGEARGGKKAVLDVSGVLELGQALDTEAPPGGGLWTGAKVAAWIAAKTGHRPDQATGWRYLQKLGYSQQTSRPAHPQAASKEEQAAFQKKSSH; via the coding sequence TTGATCTCGCAAGACAAGGCCAATCGCCACGTCGCGCAAGTCGTCGACCGTTCGCATACTTGGGTCAACGACCTGGTGCGTGCCTACAACGAAGGCGGACCCAACGCCGTACCCACCCACAAGCGTGCAGGCGAAGCACGCGGCGGCAAGAAAGCGGTCTTGGACGTCAGCGGCGTCTTGGAACTCGGGCAAGCGCTCGACACCGAGGCACCGCCAGGCGGGGGACTGTGGACGGGCGCAAAGGTCGCGGCTTGGATTGCAGCGAAGACGGGCCATCGTCCTGACCAAGCGACCGGCTGGCGATACTTGCAAAAGCTCGGTTACAGCCAGCAAACGTCGCGTCCCGCGCATCCCCAGGCGGCCAGCAAGGAAGAGCAAGCGGCGTTCCAAAAAAAATCCTCGCACTGA
- a CDS encoding IS630 family transposase — MRLCFQDEARFGLKPTSRRLWAKKGQRPTAPSTVKYQWTYLYAVVEPALGRVFWFVLPKVDTCVMSVFLRAYAASLPEKVIALLVLDGAGWHSTRKLKVPDNIVLAVLPPYSPELNPAERLWTLVREATHHQTFTDLDALEQRLCTRCVELDAQPQVISSATAYLGYYPESS, encoded by the coding sequence GTGCGGTTGTGCTTTCAGGACGAGGCGCGGTTCGGTCTCAAGCCCACGTCTCGCCGTCTGTGGGCCAAGAAAGGTCAGCGACCGACGGCGCCCAGTACCGTCAAGTACCAGTGGACGTACCTGTACGCAGTCGTCGAGCCTGCGCTGGGTCGGGTGTTCTGGTTCGTATTGCCGAAGGTTGACACGTGCGTCATGAGCGTCTTCTTGCGCGCCTATGCGGCTTCACTACCCGAGAAGGTCATCGCCCTGCTCGTGCTTGACGGTGCAGGCTGGCATTCGACCAGGAAACTCAAGGTGCCCGACAACATCGTGTTGGCCGTCTTGCCACCCTACTCGCCCGAACTCAACCCAGCTGAACGCTTGTGGACCTTGGTGCGTGAGGCGACGCACCACCAGACCTTCACTGATCTCGACGCCCTCGAACAGCGGCTGTGCACTCGCTGCGTGGAACTCGATGCACAGCCACAGGTCATTTCATCCGCAACGGCCTACTTGGGCTACTACCCTGAAAGTTCATGA
- the rpmJ gene encoding 50S ribosomal protein L36: MKVRSSVKPICDKCSIVRRHGRVLVICENVKHKQRQG; the protein is encoded by the coding sequence ATGAAAGTGAGAAGCAGCGTCAAGCCCATCTGCGACAAATGCAGCATCGTCCGCCGCCACGGGCGCGTTCTGGTGATCTGCGAGAACGTCAAGCACAAGCAGCGTCAAGGCTGA
- a CDS encoding DsrE family protein, producing MTAPLKIALVIFEDIKRDSARVYRALVTAEELIESGDDVTVVFDGSGTESLAAVLDSESRLHTLFERVRPQVRGACKLCARSHGVLDTITEAGIPALSEYKQHASLAALVREGYTVLTF from the coding sequence ATGACTGCACCCCTCAAGATTGCCCTTGTTATTTTTGAAGACATCAAACGTGACAGCGCCCGGGTATACCGGGCGCTCGTGACTGCCGAGGAACTCATCGAGAGTGGAGATGACGTGACGGTGGTGTTCGACGGGAGCGGCACCGAGAGCCTCGCGGCCGTGCTCGACTCCGAGAGCCGCCTGCACACCTTGTTCGAGCGGGTACGTCCCCAGGTACGTGGGGCGTGCAAGCTGTGTGCCCGGTCGCACGGCGTCCTGGACACGATTACCGAGGCCGGCATTCCGGCACTGAGCGAATACAAGCAGCACGCCAGCCTCGCGGCCCTGGTGCGCGAGGGGTACACCGTACTCACGTTCTGA
- a CDS encoding SDR family NAD(P)-dependent oxidoreductase gives MNLQERSILITGASGGIGATLAEHFAREGTRLTLVARRADALQATVDRVIREGAQATGVIGDITDPAVQERAVRQAVDTFGRLDMLVNNAGNVRAGRLENLTPEDILAMINLNLTAPILLTRVALPALRGDGGGAVVNISSGFGLVGGPFYQVYAATKAGIARFGEALRRELQGEGVSVHTVFPGATRTAMMESNAAGPELGFHYQTADEVARIVIDGLKADQTDIITAPEERRAFFRKNIEQPEQVDAFYASIKDRLEVAVKDHSSL, from the coding sequence ATGAATCTCCAGGAACGCAGCATCCTGATCACCGGCGCAAGTGGTGGCATCGGCGCCACCCTTGCTGAGCACTTTGCCCGCGAAGGTACGCGCCTGACCCTCGTCGCGCGCCGTGCGGACGCCCTACAGGCCACGGTGGACCGCGTCATCCGAGAAGGCGCTCAGGCCACGGGCGTCATCGGTGACATCACTGATCCGGCCGTGCAGGAACGCGCTGTCCGGCAGGCTGTGGACACCTTTGGCCGGCTCGACATGCTGGTGAACAACGCCGGGAACGTCCGTGCGGGCCGTCTGGAAAACCTCACCCCTGAGGACATCCTGGCGATGATCAACCTGAATCTCACCGCCCCGATCCTGCTGACGCGCGTGGCGCTCCCAGCCCTGCGGGGCGATGGGGGAGGCGCCGTGGTGAACATTTCCAGCGGCTTTGGCCTGGTCGGTGGGCCCTTCTACCAGGTGTACGCAGCCACCAAGGCCGGCATCGCGCGGTTCGGGGAAGCGCTGCGGCGCGAGCTGCAGGGTGAGGGTGTCAGCGTCCACACCGTGTTTCCCGGGGCGACCCGCACGGCCATGATGGAAAGCAACGCCGCGGGGCCCGAGCTCGGCTTCCATTACCAGACGGCGGACGAAGTCGCCCGGATTGTCATAGACGGTCTCAAGGCGGATCAGACCGACATCATCACCGCTCCCGAGGAACGCCGGGCATTCTTCAGGAAAAACATCGAGCAGCCCGAGCAGGTGGACGCATTTTACGCGAGTATCAAGGACCGGCTCGAAGTGGCCGTCAAAGATCACTCCAGCCTGTAA
- a CDS encoding carbon-nitrogen hydrolase family protein has translation MSVTVAVVQAEVAPDLERGLELTAELCHQAAAKGAQLIAFPETWLPGYPAWLDIARDVALWDHLPVKEAFAQMMENSVALPGPAVDRLRDAARSARATLVVGMIERVSTGRGHGTLYNTILTIGPEGKVLNHHRKLVPTYTERLVWGPGDADGLRVVDTPVGRVGSLVCWEHWMPLARQALHEQAEDIHVATWPTVKEMHHIASRHYAFEGRCFVLAAGSLMRASALPPGLELLPELQANMDTLVMRGGSAIIGPDGAYVVEPLYDEPGILVAELDLRRNLQERMTLDVTGHYHRPEYLNLDIRASGRRTADPEME, from the coding sequence ATGAGCGTCACTGTCGCCGTCGTGCAGGCGGAAGTGGCTCCTGACCTCGAGCGGGGCCTGGAACTCACCGCCGAACTCTGCCATCAGGCCGCCGCGAAGGGCGCGCAGCTCATCGCCTTTCCCGAGACCTGGCTGCCTGGTTATCCCGCCTGGCTCGACATCGCGCGTGATGTGGCCTTGTGGGACCATCTTCCGGTCAAGGAAGCCTTTGCGCAGATGATGGAGAACAGCGTCGCCCTGCCCGGTCCTGCCGTCGACCGGCTGCGCGACGCGGCCCGCTCTGCCAGGGCGACCCTGGTGGTCGGCATGATCGAGCGCGTGTCCACAGGACGCGGACACGGCACGCTGTACAACACCATCCTCACGATCGGCCCGGAAGGAAAGGTGCTCAACCACCACCGCAAGCTCGTTCCCACCTACACCGAACGCCTGGTGTGGGGACCAGGTGACGCGGACGGACTGCGCGTCGTCGACACTCCCGTCGGCCGTGTGGGAAGCCTGGTGTGCTGGGAGCACTGGATGCCGCTGGCCCGTCAGGCCCTGCACGAACAGGCGGAAGACATTCATGTGGCCACCTGGCCGACCGTCAAGGAAATGCACCACATCGCCAGCCGTCACTACGCCTTCGAAGGCCGCTGTTTCGTTCTCGCCGCGGGAAGCCTGATGCGCGCGTCGGCGCTGCCGCCGGGGCTGGAGCTGCTGCCCGAACTGCAAGCCAACATGGACACGCTGGTAATGCGGGGTGGCAGCGCCATCATCGGACCGGACGGAGCCTACGTCGTCGAGCCCCTGTACGACGAGCCTGGAATTCTGGTGGCGGAGCTCGATCTGCGGCGCAATCTGCAAGAACGCATGACCCTGGACGTGACGGGGCATTACCACCGCCCGGAGTACCTCAACCTCGACATCCGCGCTTCGGGACGCCGCACAGCCGACCCCGAGATGGAATAA
- a CDS encoding sulfite exporter TauE/SafE family protein yields the protein MADSVPLAVIVLTFLFAGFVKGVVGFGLPSVALAVLTAVIGLHPAMALLLMPSLMTNLWQACQGGHFRKILRRVWPFLLVATLTVWVGAQALRRVDVWVLSALLGVLLVAYALVGLRGPRIRIRPAWEMWAGPLLGAVNGVLTGLTGSFVFPGVLYLQAIGLPRDSLVQAMGLLFTTSTIGLTLALGSQELLTAQLGLLSAAGVVPAVVGMMLGQKVRHRIAEGHFRQVFLMALLLLGLYIVFTSF from the coding sequence GTGGCCGATTCCGTCCCGCTCGCCGTGATCGTGCTGACCTTCCTGTTCGCGGGATTCGTCAAGGGTGTGGTCGGCTTCGGTCTTCCATCGGTGGCTTTGGCAGTCCTGACCGCCGTGATCGGGCTTCACCCGGCCATGGCGCTGCTGCTCATGCCGTCCCTGATGACCAACCTCTGGCAGGCCTGCCAGGGCGGTCACTTTCGAAAAATTCTCAGGCGCGTGTGGCCCTTCCTGCTGGTCGCAACCCTCACGGTTTGGGTGGGAGCGCAGGCACTCAGGCGAGTCGATGTCTGGGTCCTCTCAGCGCTTCTCGGCGTACTGCTGGTGGCTTACGCGCTCGTCGGACTGCGCGGTCCGCGTATCAGGATTCGCCCTGCCTGGGAGATGTGGGCGGGTCCGCTGCTGGGAGCGGTGAACGGGGTACTGACAGGTCTCACCGGATCGTTCGTGTTTCCGGGCGTGCTGTACCTGCAGGCCATCGGTCTGCCGCGCGACTCCCTGGTGCAGGCGATGGGATTGCTGTTCACCACCTCGACGATTGGGCTCACGCTGGCGCTGGGAAGTCAGGAACTCCTTACCGCACAACTCGGGCTGCTGTCTGCCGCCGGCGTGGTGCCCGCCGTCGTCGGAATGATGCTCGGGCAGAAGGTAAGGCACCGGATCGCCGAAGGTCACTTCCGGCAGGTGTTTCTGATGGCACTGCTGCTGCTGGGTCTGTACATCGTCTTCACTTCTTTTTAG
- a CDS encoding IS630 family transposase: MNEITGLKLHDLVCFDESGFHTGMSRVYARAPRNQRAFARVPRNTGKNLTLLCAMSSRGSQAELVIEGAVNAAVFESYVDQVLCPTLQSGQTVLMDNLSSHQGAKVRALIEARGCQLVYFPPYSPDFNPIEMLFSKLKALLRKAAARTTETVIEALGFALRAVTPNDILGWFHHALPLSSL; the protein is encoded by the coding sequence GTGAATGAGATAACTGGACTGAAGCTGCACGACCTGGTGTGCTTCGACGAAAGTGGCTTCCACACCGGGATGAGTCGCGTCTATGCCAGGGCCCCACGAAATCAGCGAGCCTTTGCCCGCGTTCCGAGAAACACCGGCAAGAACCTCACCTTGCTGTGTGCCATGAGCTCGCGGGGCTCGCAGGCGGAACTGGTGATCGAAGGAGCGGTGAATGCTGCGGTGTTCGAGTCGTACGTGGATCAGGTGCTGTGCCCGACCTTGCAAAGCGGGCAGACGGTGCTGATGGACAATCTGTCGTCGCATCAGGGAGCGAAGGTCCGAGCGTTGATCGAGGCGCGAGGCTGCCAGCTGGTGTATTTCCCGCCGTACAGCCCGGATTTCAATCCCATCGAGATGTTGTTCTCCAAACTCAAAGCCTTGTTGCGGAAAGCTGCGGCCAGGACCACGGAGACAGTGATCGAGGCTTTGGGTTTTGCTTTGCGTGCTGTGACTCCGAACGACATCCTTGGCTGGTTCCACCACGCTCTGCCCCTCTCATCCCTATGA
- a CDS encoding IS630 transposase-related protein, whose translation MRAYSLDLRERVVAAYQDTPVIAQVARTFRLSESAVRSYVRAHAAGQPLAPVRHKGRVRILGEASHAVLRAQVEQYPDATLAKHVEYYFEQHGVRVSIKTMDRMFERLSITRKKDRPRH comes from the coding sequence ATGAGGGCGTATTCGTTGGATTTACGAGAGCGAGTGGTGGCGGCATACCAGGACACGCCAGTGATCGCGCAAGTGGCCCGCACCTTCCGGCTGAGTGAATCAGCGGTACGCAGCTATGTGCGGGCTCACGCTGCAGGCCAGCCCCTGGCGCCAGTCCGGCACAAAGGCCGGGTACGAATCCTGGGAGAAGCCAGCCATGCTGTCCTACGAGCCCAGGTGGAGCAGTACCCCGATGCGACCCTTGCTAAGCACGTGGAGTACTACTTCGAGCAGCATGGCGTGCGGGTCAGCATCAAAACCATGGACCGCATGTTCGAACGGCTCTCAATCACGAGAAAAAAAGACCGTCCGCGCCACTGA
- a CDS encoding M20 family metallopeptidase: MTSTTDTQSALDAQVITWRRHLHQHPELSFQEHETADYVETQLREMNGLIITRPTPTSILAVLQGQAGPGRTVLLRADMDALPIQEETEYDFASQNDGVMHACGHDGHTAMLLGAAKVLSEQSRALHGEVRFIFQHAEELFPGGAQQVVDAGVMDGVDVAVGAHLFSPIPVGLVALKSGPLMAAPDTFELTVIGKGGHGAMPHETVDPIVIAAHIVTALQTIVSRQRDPLEPAVVSVTTFQSGTAHNIIPNSAVLTGTVRTFDASLREQIPRLMERLVQGLTDGFGASYQLNYTFGYRATVNDPEVTDVLRSVVRDTLGPDALIEAQPTMGGEDFSAYQTKAPGTFIFIGARNEQAGISAPHHHPKFAIDEQALSHGVKVLVEAALRLSQQTSGPS, encoded by the coding sequence ATGACCAGTACCACCGACACTCAATCCGCCCTCGACGCACAAGTCATCACCTGGCGCCGCCATCTGCACCAACACCCGGAGCTGTCATTCCAAGAGCACGAAACCGCAGACTACGTCGAAACCCAGCTGCGTGAAATGAACGGCCTGATCATCACCAGGCCCACCCCAACCAGTATCCTTGCGGTCTTGCAAGGCCAGGCCGGCCCGGGCCGCACCGTCCTGCTCCGCGCGGACATGGACGCTCTGCCCATCCAAGAAGAAACCGAATATGACTTCGCATCTCAGAACGACGGCGTGATGCACGCCTGTGGACACGACGGCCATACCGCCATGCTGCTCGGTGCCGCCAAAGTCCTCTCCGAACAATCGCGGGCGCTGCATGGCGAGGTGCGTTTCATCTTTCAGCATGCCGAGGAACTCTTTCCGGGTGGTGCTCAGCAGGTCGTGGATGCCGGCGTGATGGATGGCGTTGATGTTGCCGTCGGCGCCCATTTGTTTTCCCCGATACCGGTTGGTTTGGTCGCCCTGAAATCTGGCCCCCTCATGGCCGCGCCGGATACCTTCGAACTGACGGTCATCGGGAAAGGCGGACACGGCGCCATGCCGCACGAAACGGTCGACCCGATCGTCATTGCCGCGCATATCGTCACGGCCTTGCAGACCATCGTCTCCCGGCAGCGCGATCCACTCGAGCCGGCAGTGGTGAGTGTGACAACGTTCCAGTCGGGAACGGCGCACAACATCATTCCCAACTCGGCTGTGCTCACCGGAACCGTACGAACCTTCGACGCGAGCTTGAGAGAGCAGATTCCGCGCTTGATGGAGCGACTCGTGCAGGGGTTGACGGACGGGTTCGGGGCCTCGTACCAACTGAATTACACCTTCGGATACCGCGCGACGGTCAACGACCCGGAAGTGACCGACGTCCTCCGGAGCGTGGTTCGTGACACGCTCGGCCCGGACGCCTTGATCGAGGCTCAACCCACTATGGGTGGAGAAGACTTCAGCGCCTACCAGACGAAAGCGCCTGGTACCTTTATCTTCATTGGTGCGCGCAACGAGCAGGCGGGAATCTCCGCTCCGCATCACCACCCAAAATTCGCAATTGATGAGCAAGCCCTCAGTCATGGTGTGAAAGTCCTGGTCGAGGCGGCTCTGCGGCTCTCGCAGCAGACCAGTGGTCCTTCCTGA